One window of the Waddliaceae bacterium genome contains the following:
- the htpG gene encoding molecular chaperone HtpG has product MTTKKLQIHSENILPIIKRWLYSDKDIFVRELVSNACDAIHKVKVIADKGEASSQEHRIDITVDKEKRTLIFSDTGIGMDAEEVDTYIAQLAFSGAEEFIKKYQSNEEKDQIIGHFGLGFYSAFMVSEKVEIDTLSYKKDAEAVLWECDGGVEYTTGKGKRKEQGTTITLHVDKDNEEYLEEPRIKGMLEKYCAFLPYPIYLNDTHINAKEPLWIKNAADCTDDEYREFYRQLYPFEQEPLFWVHLNVDYPFNLRGILYFPKVKRDYDFRKNNIKLFCNRVFVNDDCKDLIPEYLTVLRGAIDSPDIPLNVSRSCLQMDRTVRQLSGHIAKKVSDKLATLYKTDKEKFIASWSDVEIIVKLGAMEDDKFYKKIKEFLIWKNTDGEWGTVEEYIEKNKDKNDNKVFYTSDAKHNAHVLDIYREKGIEVLNLSSMIDTHLINFLEGHIAPAKFQRIDAGIVDAIIDTSKEKTVLDADGKTESVRLQEYVSSKLDIENVEVTAKSLATESIPAMITIDEDQRRFRDYMRVANPGDIPAMPVKQSFVVNTNNALMKAIQELESGDEALTKNLIAHLYESTLLAQHELDSAQLTEYVVRSNAIIEKLAKKSTGAK; this is encoded by the coding sequence ATGACAACGAAAAAACTACAAATACATAGCGAGAACATCCTTCCGATAATAAAGCGATGGCTGTATTCCGACAAAGATATCTTTGTCAGGGAACTCGTCTCCAACGCTTGCGATGCCATCCACAAAGTGAAGGTCATCGCCGATAAAGGAGAAGCCTCCTCGCAAGAACATCGCATCGACATCACCGTCGACAAGGAAAAACGCACGCTAATATTTTCCGATACTGGGATAGGAATGGATGCCGAAGAAGTCGATACATATATCGCGCAGCTTGCCTTTTCTGGCGCCGAAGAGTTCATAAAAAAATATCAGTCTAACGAAGAAAAAGACCAGATAATAGGACACTTCGGACTAGGATTCTACTCGGCGTTTATGGTCTCAGAGAAAGTCGAAATCGATACGCTTTCATACAAAAAAGATGCAGAAGCTGTCCTCTGGGAATGTGACGGCGGAGTAGAATATACAACAGGAAAAGGAAAACGCAAAGAGCAAGGCACAACGATAACGTTGCACGTCGACAAAGACAACGAAGAATACCTCGAGGAGCCGCGGATTAAAGGCATGCTAGAGAAATATTGCGCCTTCCTTCCATACCCGATATACCTCAACGACACCCATATCAACGCAAAAGAACCACTGTGGATTAAGAACGCCGCAGACTGCACCGACGACGAATACCGCGAATTCTATCGGCAGCTGTACCCCTTCGAGCAAGAGCCGCTTTTCTGGGTGCACCTAAACGTCGACTATCCCTTCAACCTGCGAGGTATACTGTACTTCCCGAAAGTTAAACGCGACTACGATTTCCGTAAGAATAATATAAAGCTTTTCTGTAACAGAGTATTCGTCAACGACGACTGTAAAGACCTTATCCCAGAATACCTCACCGTCCTTCGCGGCGCTATCGATAGCCCAGACATCCCCCTAAACGTCTCAAGAAGCTGCCTGCAGATGGACAGGACAGTACGACAGCTTTCAGGGCATATCGCCAAAAAGGTCTCCGACAAGCTCGCAACGCTATATAAAACCGACAAAGAGAAATTCATAGCATCATGGAGCGACGTTGAGATAATAGTTAAACTCGGCGCCATGGAAGACGATAAATTCTATAAAAAAATAAAAGAATTCCTCATCTGGAAGAATACCGACGGAGAGTGGGGCACCGTAGAAGAATATATCGAGAAAAATAAAGATAAAAACGATAACAAAGTCTTCTACACCTCCGACGCAAAACACAACGCACACGTCCTAGATATATATCGTGAGAAAGGAATAGAAGTTCTTAATCTTTCATCCATGATAGACACACACCTTATAAATTTCCTGGAAGGACATATCGCTCCAGCGAAGTTCCAACGTATCGACGCCGGCATCGTAGATGCTATAATCGATACCTCCAAAGAAAAAACTGTCCTCGACGCCGACGGTAAAACAGAATCTGTACGCCTACAGGAATATGTCAGCAGTAAGCTCGACATCGAAAACGTCGAAGTCACAGCAAAAAGCTTGGCGACGGAATCAATACCTGCTATGATAACAATAGACGAAGACCAAAGAAGGTTCCGCGACTATATGCGCGTCGCCAACCCAGGAGATATTCCTGCAATGCCAGTGAAGCAGTCTTTCGTCGTTAATACCAACAACGCGCTGATGAAGGCGATACAGGAGCTGGAAAGCGGCGACGAAGCCCTGACAAAAAATCTTATAGCACACCTATATGAGTCGACACTCCTCGCACAGCATGAGCTCGACAGCGCACAGCTAACAGAATACGTCGTACGTAGCAACGCTATAATAGAAAAACTTGCAAAGAAATCAACAGGAGCAAAATGA
- a CDS encoding sodium-dependent transporter — protein sequence MAKREKWGSKLGFILATAGSAVGLGSMFKVPYVTGMNGGGLFVMLYLIFTFSIAIPIFIAELIIGRNTSRGPIAAFAALAKKKPSWKYVGWLAVATTFLVFSYYNVIAGWTLHYTVLSLVQFTKGLTPDQISGTFDSMYASPFLNIFWSAAFASLTGVIVYAGIKKGIEHWSKILMPALFILLIGLFLYSTTLPGFSQAFDFIFSFNMSSMKPSSVVKALGLSFFTISVGFGILVTYGSYMRRGDCITKTAFLVGGITTGVAMLSAMMIFPIIFTFGIEPEAGMGMIFKALPLLFSKLPGTIIISTLFFVLFVFATVTSTISLMEVLVANLMELTNMPRHKATIFCCSAIFIFGIPSALSGSPTMLFDWEGFFGMNFFNTIEMLTDQWLIPISGMLIALFAGWIVDKKMLKEEFQDGSPKIGKLFHVWLVLVRWAVPIAIAIVMLQNLGIIDVDAIFMIDKG from the coding sequence ATGGCAAAGAGAGAAAAGTGGGGTTCAAAATTAGGCTTTATCTTGGCAACAGCAGGCTCTGCTGTAGGCCTTGGAAGTATGTTTAAAGTTCCGTATGTTACGGGCATGAACGGTGGCGGTCTTTTCGTCATGCTATACCTCATTTTCACCTTTTCTATTGCGATACCTATCTTCATCGCTGAGCTTATCATAGGACGCAACACTTCTCGTGGCCCTATAGCTGCTTTCGCTGCTTTAGCCAAGAAAAAGCCTTCCTGGAAATACGTTGGCTGGCTTGCAGTGGCCACCACATTTTTGGTCTTTTCATATTATAATGTCATTGCAGGATGGACGTTGCACTATACCGTTTTGTCTCTCGTACAGTTCACAAAAGGTCTCACTCCTGACCAGATAAGTGGCACATTTGATAGTATGTATGCCTCTCCTTTCCTTAACATTTTCTGGTCTGCGGCTTTTGCCTCTCTAACCGGTGTCATAGTATATGCCGGTATAAAGAAAGGTATAGAACACTGGTCAAAGATTCTTATGCCTGCACTTTTTATCTTGCTGATAGGGCTTTTCTTGTACAGCACAACACTTCCAGGCTTCTCACAGGCTTTTGATTTTATATTCTCTTTCAATATGTCTTCGATGAAACCTTCTAGCGTAGTAAAGGCTTTAGGGCTTTCGTTTTTCACTATAAGCGTAGGGTTCGGTATATTAGTAACATACGGCAGCTATATGCGCCGTGGCGACTGCATAACAAAGACAGCTTTTCTCGTAGGAGGAATAACAACAGGCGTTGCTATGTTATCAGCTATGATGATCTTTCCAATAATCTTTACCTTTGGCATAGAACCCGAGGCGGGGATGGGCATGATTTTCAAAGCTTTGCCGTTGCTTTTTTCTAAACTCCCCGGAACAATTATTATCTCTACTCTGTTCTTCGTTCTCTTTGTTTTTGCTACGGTGACTTCGACGATATCTCTTATGGAGGTTCTTGTAGCCAACCTTATGGAGCTAACAAATATGCCTCGCCATAAAGCGACGATATTCTGCTGTTCGGCGATATTCATCTTCGGGATACCTTCGGCACTGTCGGGGTCACCGACGATGCTTTTCGACTGGGAAGGGTTCTTTGGGATGAACTTTTTTAATACTATCGAGATGCTTACCGACCAGTGGCTGATCCCTATCAGCGGTATGCTTATAGCATTGTTCGCAGGATGGATAGTCGATAAGAAGATGCTTAAAGAAGAGTTCCAAGACGGCTCTCCAAAGATAGGGAAGCTATTTCACGTGTGGCTCGTCCTTGTCAGATGGGCAGTGCCTATTGCTATAGCAATAGTAATGCTTCAGAACCTTGGCATCATCGACGTAGATGCGATATTTATGATCGACAAAGGATAA
- a CDS encoding protein kinase family protein gives MTSNNKIGSGQPGNFRRPLGPIKKRKDKSVVRRSSEAGLTALSSSSQKSPSITKMTKKALPTIKGSPRSAQSSEASSPEDGKAKVLSSIVLSNKESQKIALAQAYDKMDASLQNLEETDKKLASFNFLKISPSVTALEGSLSSLSSEELDDLDRVLDGSLKDIDLFNQFLAEANRHQDEISQLKAALTRAPSPTSSGDDLEKFSKVQQKNIALERSIQSRKESVRKEKEKWEPFHEGFSEEKKQYVKDRGVSQVTIDKAVKVASEMFLGRRTEPMRILDSSGRDAIILPGEGCSLPKIYFKIKKLGQGGYGKVYMVVNASKRTFSAFKEAMTTGPHARRSIESLFNEARVLRDIGEFPGIQRPPHRVVVIKSDGSAKTGVVGLMSTSHECTVLEKPPKTYEEKKHTSCRLLSALRHIHSSKRPDGITKPAYRHGDIKPDNIFVPYRKKYDPILGDFGDAHSFDKLEKKFIAAQESIKGYKGSPPPSIVKKLALGLWGTHTDAFCSFYNDSSGDKTFRDVEAIQEALKDGNFEEYKAIEKARDVYALGMSFILSFAFKGGFRTLIEKRILERVITNINSSKVLPDYIKELLEKRGFSRPQREVLERMVSSSWNKRPLVKYAQKAFKQ, from the coding sequence ATGACAAGTAATAATAAAATTGGGTCGGGCCAACCAGGCAACTTTCGTCGTCCTCTTGGTCCTATCAAGAAGCGTAAAGATAAAAGCGTTGTCCGCCGCTCTTCGGAAGCCGGGTTAACGGCTTTGTCTTCCTCATCCCAAAAAAGCCCTTCTATTACCAAGATGACAAAAAAGGCATTACCAACTATCAAGGGTAGTCCTCGAAGCGCGCAGTCTTCAGAAGCGTCGAGTCCTGAAGATGGAAAAGCGAAAGTACTTTCCAGTATTGTTTTATCGAATAAAGAGTCACAAAAAATAGCGTTAGCACAGGCTTATGACAAAATGGATGCGTCGCTACAAAACCTCGAAGAGACCGACAAAAAGTTAGCTTCTTTTAATTTTTTAAAGATATCGCCATCCGTTACTGCTTTGGAAGGAAGCCTATCATCGTTATCATCCGAGGAGCTTGACGATCTCGACCGTGTTCTCGATGGCTCGTTGAAGGACATTGATTTGTTTAACCAGTTCTTAGCAGAAGCTAACAGGCATCAAGATGAAATATCGCAACTAAAAGCGGCGTTAACGAGGGCTCCTTCACCGACGAGTTCCGGTGATGACCTGGAGAAATTTTCCAAAGTTCAACAAAAAAACATTGCTTTAGAAAGAAGTATTCAAAGCAGAAAAGAATCTGTAAGAAAAGAAAAAGAGAAATGGGAGCCATTTCATGAAGGTTTTAGCGAAGAAAAAAAACAGTATGTGAAAGATCGCGGTGTTTCCCAGGTTACTATTGACAAAGCCGTTAAGGTCGCCTCAGAAATGTTTCTGGGCAGACGCACGGAGCCGATGCGCATTTTGGACTCTTCCGGTAGAGACGCCATTATACTGCCTGGAGAGGGATGCTCTCTTCCTAAGATATATTTTAAGATTAAAAAGCTCGGCCAAGGGGGCTACGGCAAAGTTTACATGGTTGTAAACGCGTCAAAACGAACCTTTTCTGCCTTCAAAGAGGCTATGACGACAGGACCGCATGCAAGACGCTCTATCGAAAGTCTTTTCAACGAAGCGCGTGTTCTCAGGGATATTGGAGAGTTTCCTGGAATACAGAGGCCTCCTCATAGAGTTGTAGTGATAAAGTCAGACGGATCGGCAAAAACCGGTGTCGTAGGACTTATGAGCACTTCTCATGAATGCACTGTGTTGGAAAAACCTCCCAAAACATACGAAGAAAAAAAACACACCTCATGTCGTCTTCTCTCAGCGCTTAGACATATTCATAGCAGCAAACGCCCTGACGGCATTACCAAACCTGCTTATAGACACGGCGACATCAAACCTGACAATATCTTTGTACCGTATAGAAAAAAATACGACCCTATTTTGGGGGACTTTGGTGACGCACACAGTTTCGACAAGCTTGAGAAAAAGTTTATTGCTGCTCAAGAAAGCATTAAAGGTTATAAAGGTTCACCCCCACCCTCTATTGTAAAAAAATTAGCTTTAGGTTTATGGGGCACACACACAGATGCTTTTTGCTCTTTTTACAATGATTCTAGCGGCGACAAAACCTTTCGCGATGTTGAAGCTATTCAAGAAGCCCTTAAAGATGGTAATTTCGAGGAGTATAAAGCCATTGAAAAAGCTCGTGACGTCTATGCTTTGGGGATGAGTTTTATCTTATCTTTTGCTTTTAAAGGAGGGTTTCGCACTCTTATCGAAAAAAGGATTCTTGAAAGAGTAATAACAAATATAAACAGCAGCAAAGTCCTTCCTGATTATATAAAAGAACTTTTGGAAAAGAGAGGCTTTAGCAGGCCTCAAAGAGAAGTTCTTGAACGGATGGTTTCCAGCAGCTGGAATAAGCGCCCTCTTGTCAAATATGCGCAGAAAGCCTTCAAACAATAG